The Notamacropus eugenii isolate mMacEug1 chromosome Y, mMacEug1.pri_v2, whole genome shotgun sequence genome includes a window with the following:
- the LOC140516535 gene encoding olfactory receptor 5D13-like, with protein MGSADRNKSDVIFILLGFSDYPELQIPLFLVFLVIYMITVVGNLGMIVIIRINPKLHTPMYLFLSHLSLLDFCYSTVITPKLLQILLVENRSISFASCITQYSFAAICVVTEAFLLAAMAYDRFVAICNPSLYVVVMSPKRCALLLIAVYTWGIISSSIFIYSLLILSFSSTNVINNFLCEYSAIFSASISDKHVTEMIFFILANFNTFFTLIIVFTSYLFIFVTVLKMHSTSGRHKAFSTCASHLTGVTIFFGIILFLYCVPSSKSSWLLVRVNTVLYTVVIPMLNSLIYSLRNKDVKETIRKLIELPSRWPSG; from the coding sequence ATGGGGAGTGCTGACCGAAATAAGAGTGATGTCATCTTCATCCTTTTAGGGTTCTCTGATTACCCAGAGCTCCAGATCCCTTTGTTCCTGGTATTCCTGGTGATATATATGATTACTGTAGTGGGAAACTTGGGCATGATTGTGATCATCAGGATTAACCCCAAACTCCACACCCCCATGTACCTTTTCCTTAGTCACTTATCTTTATTAGATTTCTGTTACTCTACTGTAATTACACCCAAATTGTTACAAATCTTGCTTGTGGAAAACAGAAGTATCTCTTTTGCTTCCTGCATTACACAATATTCTTTTGCTGCCATCTGTGTGGTCACAGAGGCCTTCTTACTAGCAGCGATGGCCTATGACCGCTTCGTGGCAATTTGCAATCCCTCATTATATGTAGTTGTCATGTCCCCAAAACGGTGTGCCCTATTGCTCATAGCGGTGTACACATGGGGCATAATTTCTTCTAGCATATTCATCTACTCACTACTTATATTGTCATTTTCCAGTACCAATGTCATTAATAATTTTCTCTGCGAGTATTCTGCCATCTTTTCTGCCTCCATCTCTGATAAGCATGTTACGGAGATGATCTTTTTTATCCTTGctaattttaatacatttttcaccCTCATTATTGTATTCACatcctatctttttatttttgtcactgtCCTGAAGATGCATTCAACTAGTGGGAGACATAAAGCCTTCTCTACTTGTGCTTCCCACCTGACAGGTGTTACCATCTTCTTTGGAATCATCCTCTTCCTCTACTGTGTTCCCAGTTCCAAAAGCTCATGGCTTCTAGTAAGAGTAAACACTGTGCTTTATACAGTGGTGATCCCCATGCTGAACTCTTTAATATACAGTTTGAGGAATAAAGATGTGAAAGAAACTATCAGGAAATTAATAGAACTGCCatctagatggcccagtggatag